The stretch of DNA ACAGAGATGTCTTCACAGATGAAATTAGAGCTGAAGCCAAACAGATGAATGGGTGACTGCCAGGCAGACCAAGAGTTAGTAGAGGGCTCTAAGCAGAGGAAGCTGCAGTAACAAATAGCAGAGTCATGAACAATACTGGCATATTTTGAAATCACAAGGGAGATTGTGGGATGTGGGGCAGCACCTTAAAATTCCTCTGCAATCTCAGTTCTAAAGTTTGAATGGGACAAGTCTGGAAGTAGAGTGACCTGATAAAAAGCTGTTCAGGTAGcccagaaagaaattaaagtctGGATTAAGTAATACGGAGACACTGTGTAAGTTCAAGGAATTTTTAAGAAGTACAATTTTCAAGACCTGGTGATTATTTGGATATAGAGGGTAATGGAAGGAGGGTTTAAGAATCAATCCTAAATGTTTAGTCTAAGTAATCAGGTTCATGACAATTCTACTAGGTAAGATGGAAGACTCAGTAAAATTGCTCCCTGGCACAAATTTGGATATAATGGTATTTGTGATTGGTTCCAATCTTCCTCTGAGACCCAGATGTTAATCAGAGAAAGACTGAGGTTCCCCCGCCAAATGGGGGGAAGAACATGGAGCAGGTAGCAGTCAGGAAGTGAGTGCCTTGTGATTATTTGGGGCTACAGTCAGGGTATGGTTCACTATAGTTTTCACTATCTTTATTTTTGTGCCTATTGCAATTTTATaacatgacttttatttttttattttttattttttttgaaattcaacattttaattgtgatataaattatgtaaatacTTTCCAAAAAGTATCTAAGATATTCCACTGTACAACACATCAAAACTATATCTGAGAAGCTGAAGACAATGAAGTGTAAATAAGGCACACAGTTTACACTCTTAATTGCATCCTAAACTGTTGTATAGTTCATATTTACAACCCCCCATAAAGTTTTTGCATCCTGAATTAGTCCTTCACATTTTGGTATTTGGCATAATGTTGAAACACACTTTATACACACTGACCGCTCCTTAAACCACTCACAGATTTAATAAATACTACAGAAAAAATTCAGAGATTTGAAGGCTTGATCTTCTATTTACTTCAAGATGACAGAAGAGTAGGTTTCTTGTGATGAAATACTACAAGAATGAAGAATTAACAAACTGTTGTGTAATACATCAGAAAAGCATATTAACTCTGCTGAAGTACCACTGAATGAAAAATGAATCTGTGAAGTATTAGCAGGCTGGCTTCTATGTCCCATCACTCTCATAGTCTTCTattattatgttttcttccatGTCTCCTTGGGCTGAAAAGGGCTGGGACTGGCTAGCAGGCAGTTCGCTGACACTATTCTGACTCAAAGGAAGAGACCAGGTTTCCGGCGCAGTGGCTTGAGTTGGTTCACCCAGAGATTCCGCTGCAGAAAGTCCTCCATTAAGCTGGGCTTCATCTCCGCTGTCAGGGTCTATCATTTCATGTTCCCTGTCAGTCAGGGCTTCCATTTTCAATCTTCCAAAGTGTCGCTTCAGAGGGAGCCTTCCAATATCTTGGATAAAAGAAATCTGAGCTTGATTTCTCATTGGAATGGTTAGTAGAGTAAGGTATGGCAATAGCTGAGTTTGGAGGCATAAAGCTGGCAGGCAGAAATCAGGAAAAAGTGCTTTTGCTGCCAGGCAATTTTCCCgatactttttatatattagaaACCACTGAGGTTTGTGCAAGCGTCAAAAACTTGATCCTCCTCCTTGGCAATGAGCATATCCTCGGGCTTTGTTGGAATGTATCACACCTCTCGTAGCTATAGATGTGCTATATTTCCCTGAGTAAAGAGCGTGTATTCCAGTCACCACTGAGGATATCTGCAAAACTTAGAAATTCACTGGCTCTCACAATATCATCAATATCCATGAAGAAATCTATGTAGTTTTGGTgaagatataaattaaataagtCTCCAGGCATGTGTGACATTTCTACTGTCTCCTCAGGTTCAACAAGTAATGTATCCCGTTCATATTCTGATAAATGAGAGGGCAACCGAGGTGAGTCTAATTCTGTTAAAGATGCTCTTTTACAATACAGAATTTTCCCCAAAGCTctgaagagaaacagagaaacatcTTTGCCACCAATAGCTTGGACCTCTTGATTTTCAAAAACCCTATCAGGTTTTTTTCTTCGTTTTGATTTTGACAGCACAGCATCCGATTTTAAAGACATTCCTTTTTTCCTTGGCCATaagttgttttctccttttgaagaagaaaactggaggcTGTTTATTGCACTTCTGATATCACCAGAACATCCTTGGCAGAGCAACTCTAGAGAAGTTTTGTCAGGCAGAGTAATTTTTCCTCCATTCTTGTTAGCTTCTATAGTCACTATTCGATTAAGAAATTTCATCATAATTGTTGGTGCCACAGGGTTGAAACTAATATTTGAGATAGAACACTCTTCCTGAATTTCTTTGGGAAACAATAACTTTGATTATTATCTCCACTGAGACTGTCTGAGATTACAAATATAAGAGGACATCGACCAATCCTCACATACTTCCTTAGAACTTCATGTAAAGTATGAGAATCCCGATAAAACTGGTTAGGTAAATCTTCAACCAGAATTATCTTCTTATCAGTTCTCAGATCATCTCCAAGCATTTGTAACTTGTTATACTTTGTTGCTCTTAGTAGAAACTCTTTGAAAACTGCTATCTGAGACTGATAGGGAAACATATGGAAGCTTGATTCAGTATTAAATATCTCCCTGAAATCATCTTTTTGGAAATCTGGTAAAACTGGATTAATCCGCTCTTGTACTTGAATACCATGCTCCTTCGATAGTACTTTTATGGTCGTTGTCTTTCCACACCCAGGAGGACctgttattaataaaatagatccACCCTGTTTTGGTTGCCTTTCTAAGACTTGAGCTTTTAACCAGGTTTCAacttcttcaattttctttttatgcacAGCAAGTTCATGCTGAGTTTCTGGTTTATATTTATCCACCCATGGTTCATTTTCAGACAgagattcttttgaattttctaaacCATACATCTGTTCTAAGGAAGacagatttcctctttttctcgcTGGAAATTTGCTACTTTCTAATGTAGAAGGtccattttttcttctatgaCTTGAGTTATTCACGCCTAATGACGTGGCAGTAATAGTAGAGATGCCTCTACACTCTAGAAAATCATCAAATGATGGGTCGACCCAGTTTGTTACCTTTGTGGAAGATACCTTTGGTCTAAGAAAAGTTTTTGATGTTATAAATTGTAATAGTTCCCATCCGTAGTTCAGGACCTGTAGTACATTAAACTATAATTCACCTTTTGTCATTAAAATTGGCAATTTTATTTGAGCAATTTTTATACTGAAAATCAAAGTTTTCCTTATTTCAAATTACAGTTGCAGTTCTTCATTTCCAATATttcccaaaaaagtaaaataccatGAATTCACTTGCTCCTCTAAAAAGCAAATAACTGTCCCTGAAGATGCCAGGTTCCTGAAATGAGATGTCAGAGGCAGACCTTCAAGACTATTCCTAGCcgacccaccaccaccccacacaGTGAACAGGGAATACTAAGCTCAAATATTCGTTCAACGTAATCCTATAATCAGTGGGGTGCCGGGTTGAGCTCGCAAATCCCCGCTGCTGGACAGGGCTTTGCACCCTCAATCTTCTCATCCCCGGATGGGATGGGCGGGTCGGGAGGAGGAGCGACGAGAGCCCAGGAAAGCTCGAAGGCAGATAGACTCGCGTCTCTAAGACATACACATAATATAGCCGCAGCCGCGGCGGCCTTACTTTCCCGGAGCTGCATCCCCTTTTGGGCAAAGAGATGAGGCGACCAGGGTCTACCCTAGGTGAAAAGGCAGCCACCTGGCCCTACCCGGGCTCTACGCAGAGCCTCTCGGAGGTCTAACATGACTTTTAAATTCACCTTGTAACAATATGACCTTGAATTTTGGCTGATGCAATTCTTTCAATCCAACATATAGTATTTTCGTGGTTCTATGTGTAGTTGGAGAATTAGGTCAAAAATGTTGAGCTGAGTTTTGAAATTGAGTTCATGGCACTTATCAAGTATGGAGATGAAACCCATGAAAAggaatataaacatatgtatccGAATACCAGAGCTATTTGAGCtgcaaaaacagatttttttggcCATCAGTATATATTGGTACTTGAAACCATTATTACACTTCCTTCGGAAACTGACATTTTAAAGAGTAAGCAGAAGAGGAGCccacacagaaaacagaaaatatgagcAGAAATATTTCACAAGATCAAATGAGTGCAGAGTCATGGAAACTGAAAGAACAGGAGTTGTTTTGAaaaggaagtgagagagaaaCATTAGAGTGGAACTTTCCCTTGCATTCCATAATTAGGAAGCAATTTGAAACCTTGCTTAGAGCGTTTTAGTCGAGTGCCAGGGGTGGAGGGCAGATTGCAATGAGACAAGAAATGATTGAAGCTAACAAATTGAGACTGAGCATATTCTTTCAAGATATttgaatgagaaagagagaatagaatTTGAAAGCACTCACTCAAATACATTGGGTTGGGAGGCTTTAGATGGAAGACACTTGAATTTGCTTATGACGATAGTAGCTAGAAAGAGGTCTAAGATTCAGGAGAGAAAGAGCATAGACTGTGGAGCAAATCTCCGGAATATTGATGAGAATTGAAAAATGTGCCATGGCAAAGGCTTGGCCTTGAAAGGGGGGAAGCATCTCATTCTCTAAGgctaataaagagaaaacaatactGCTGCCGATGGATGTGGGCAAGTGTGCAGATAGGGAATCAGAAGTAAAGAGTGACCTTGGCTGATGGTCTCTCTTCTTTCAagaagatggaatggaatggttgATTGATGACAAACCATCAAGAGTGGCTCTTGAATCTTAGTTAACACACGTTTAAGGCTGCTTGATGTGTGTTAGTGAGAATGCTACCAAAATGTACCAAAGtactttatgttttataaatattgtaataaaaaCACTCTGTTGTCTTTGTTACTAGAAGCAAGTAATGACAGAAGACTTGCTATTAAAAAGGGAGCACTAGACTAAGAGTCTATAGAGCTGGCTTCTGATTACAGAATAGTCCTGTCATATTTCTAACTAGCATGTTAGACAAGCCAATATAACAGGTTTCCCATCTGGAAAATAGAGAATTGAATGAAATGATTTCCCAACACCCTTTCCTAATACAAACCTAACattaacagtttttattttgaaaaatgcaactAAAAAGTATATAGAATTGCCTAAGCCACACTACTTAATTTGTACACCCATGTCATGCTGTGTACCCCTGGTAGCTGGAGACTTAATCTGTAGCGTCAGGTTTGGaataaagttttttatttatttaaacatatttacaacTTTCTTAGTTTGAGTCAAACACTACGCTAGGTGTTGTGTGAATAAAAAGATGTATTCAATGAGTTTGAGTCCTCAAGGGAGCTTACAAACTACTGAAAAAGTGGAATATACATCTTTCAAATGTTGAAACTATAAAACCAAGACATGAAGAGACAATAAACATTCCAGGACTGAGCAAAACAACACAGATAGTCTTTGTTACCAGGCTGTTGGTTAATTGCCAGAGACATTTGCTGTTAATTGGCCAGGACATTTTCCAGTTCAGTTCATGTGATGTACTTCTAGCTCCCACTTGTCTACTAAATCCGTTGCCGCCATAGCCTGGAGAGATTCTAAAAGTACCGTAGAAGACTACAGAAATGTTATCTCCCTGCAGAGGGAATTGGTTTGGGCATGAACCCCTGAGCAGTTTAATGTCATTCAGCTTATGCTGTGTGTTTTCCTTGAGCTAACTAAACTCTGCCATCAGAAACAGGGTTGCTGCTTGGGGTATGGGATTTGGGGGTTTTAGGTGTAGTATTTTATTAAACTTGGCATTAACTCCTCCTCAGCATATCTAAAACCAAGTGAACTTGAACgtccctctctccatctctccctcccatttttttttctgttctttcctgtctctctccctttcttccttcatttgcTCATCTAATCTATAGATTTTTATCTCAATGTTGTTGGGCCCTGTAGTAGATGATAAGGATACAAAGGTAAAACTATGATTTCTTTTCTCATAGAACTTATAACCATGggaagaatatacaaataaacagTAATAATGCACCTCAATAACTGTTTGGGAGTGTTGTACAATAaacagggagaagagggagggcaACAATAGTTGTCAAGAAAGACATTCTGTGTTGGGTCTTGAAACATagctgtgtttgtgtgtatgtgtgtgtgtacgcacacATTTACTTTCTGGGAAGAACTTACTGCGTGCTTAGAAGTCGTGAAGCAAGAAAGGGCCATGCATGGGGTTTGATGGAGTTTTGAGCATTCCACCTCCTCTCCAAATGGTGGAAGAGATAATGAGCTTCAATCTTACTTCTGCTACTCACCTGGCTAATTGCAGTATGtccctccttctttcccattCTATCACATTTACTTTCCTCTTGAAATGATAGTTTCATCAAGGAACAACTCATCCACGCGTACACCCATAGGTCCCAGGACCTTGCCTTAGTCTATTTACTgactaaaaggaaaagagaataacttatttgtttttggtagagaaagtGTTGTCACATATTTTTGTTTCCCTGATGAGAGCAGGGAAGGGTAATTGTGGAAGTGCCAGTGGCTTGGAAGGACTATAGGATACAAAAAGGAGTGCAAAGTATGAGATTGGAAACATAGACAGGGGACATATCCTGAGCTGCCTAGGACGCCACCCCAAAATAATGAATCTCACCATAAAAGTGATGGGAAACATCGAAGGCATTCAAGGAGGGGAGAGACACAATCAGATCTATATTATATAATGACTATGCTTCATGTTATATTTAATAGTGTATAGCAAAGAATTTGGTCTTGCCCACAGACAGATCTCATCTTCAGCTTCTGGGAGGTAATATATGTCAAACCTGGTAGGATTATCTTTGTTCAGGATTATCATGCAAAAAAGGCCCAGGGCCGACTCTCTCACACCCATTATTCAGGGTGGGGACTGGCCCACCATATCTTAGGCTGGGGCCAGACACACTCAGTAGTCTTGGGGGTAGCGATTAGCTTTGTAAAAAGACCAACCTTATCATTTTGGGTAGGGGTTTTGGGTTATGTGATATCAGTCAGCCTGGAGGCTAAGATTAACCAAATGggcaatcaatcaatcaatcaaaaattCCTTAGTGATGGTGCTCTAGTAAGAACTCTGCATGCTAAGACTTGGGTGAGTTTCCCTGGTTGGCAATGCTTCATGCATTTTGTCACACACTGATGCCAGGAGAGCAATGCATCCTGACTCCATGGGAAGAGGACAATGACAGGTCACATTTGGAACTTACCTAGACTCTGCCCTATGCCTCTCTCCCTTTagctgattttaatctgtatcctttCCCTGTAATGAATCATAACCATGAGTATAACAGGTTTTGGAGAGTTTTATGAGTCCTTTCAGAGAAGTATTGAAACTGAATATGGTTTTGTGAATGCCATCCCAGTCCCCTCCTCAACTTACAGTTGGTGTCAAAATTCAGGGCAGTCTTGGGAACTGTGTCCTCTAATTTTATACTTGGCTGAAACTTCTTGCACATAATAATTAAAAGtataggctttggagtcagacagacctagaTTTAAACTCTAGCTTGGTTACTTTGCAATCTGTGTTACCTCTCAaagctttacttttcttttaaacagtGGCAGACGTCTTTGGTGCTCTGTGTCACCTCTCCTTGGCTTACGTTGGATTTAGCTGCAGCTGTGGTGAGCAATTTCAAGAGAGTTTAGACTCGCCTTTCTCAGGCAATGTTCCAATTCAAGTGTGTGTGCTGtatatcttttctccttctgtctctgGGCCATGGGCGCTTCTCAACAAATGAAAATATGGTCCAGGACCAATTCTCTAACAATGGGGATGGCAGCTATAAATAAACATCTTAAACTCTTATATTTCAGATGGGTACTTCTTGGATACATTCTGTTGATCTCTCCAATATACCAGTGCCTGTTGCCTGTAGGATCAACCAGGATATTGGCATAGGCTTTTCTGCCTTGTTCCCTCACTTCTTTTGACCTAAGAcctttcacattttctattttagaaCCTCAATGAAGACACTATCACATACCttttatgaggattaagtgagataacatATTTACTTAAAAGAGATTAATGTAGTACTTAATATATAAAGGCTGCTATTAGAAAATGACATAAATCAAGGCAATATTTATAGGAATGGTAAGAAGGATTGATTTGAGAGATTTGGGGAATTGAgtagagagatttatttttttaatttttatagtttatttttagttgatgcctaataattgtatgtatttcgaggatacatagtgatgtttcaatacatacaATGCACAATAATCAGATTTGGGTAAATAGCATAtccatcattttaaatatttatcacttctttgtgttacgaacattcaatatcctccttctaaatattcaaaactatattattgttaactatattcatCCTATATTTGCATAAAACACTAGAAGTTATTCCTCTTATCTAgttataattttgtatcttttaataaaTCCCTCTGTATCCCTCTAGTGTTTTTTGCTGTACTTTTCATTTCTATGAGATCAATGggtcctttttttatttttgtttgtttatttgtttttgtttttcttccacatgtgaatgagaacatgaagTAGTTAATTTTTGgttcctggcttatttccttTAAGGTagtgtcctccagttccatccatgttgctgcaaatgacaatattttttaaatttgtgactgaatagtattgtgtgtatataccaaatattctttcttcattcatctgttgttggacatcTACGTTGATTTCATATGTTGGCtactgtgagtagtgctgcaataaacataggggtGCAGATTTCTCTTTAATAtactggttttctttcctttgaataaatgtCCAGTAGTTGCATTGCTGgggtcatatgatagttctatttgtagtttttgagGTACTTTcacactgttctccatagtggctataacaatttacattccaccaatagtgtacaagagtttcattttctccacatcctcctcatcagcctttgttcttttctgttttttttatttgtacttttagagacagaatcttgttctgtcacccaggctggactgcagtagcatgattatgactcactgcagcctagagcCCGTGAGCTCCAGCagtcctccagcttcagcctcctgagtagctgggattaagacACAAGCCCCtgtggctattttattttatttttgataattgCCATCCTAAacggggtgagatgataccttaTTGTGTGTTGATTTGCagttccctgatgattagtgatattgagcattttaaaatgcatttgttgGCCtgatgtatgtcttcttttgagaaatatcattTCAGATCATttggccatttttaaattggattctTTGGGTgtttgatgtcttttttttttttttttttgctgttgagatgtttgagttctttgtatattctggacatTAATGCCCCATCAGATGAATAccttgcaagtattttctcctgttctgtaggttgtcttttcactctattaattgcttcctttgctatgcagaagcttgtTAGTTTGCATAATCCcactcatttattctttcatgccTATGAGTGGGGACCAGggagtatttctttctttttttggttttcctttacTCTGCTTATGTTATTACATACAATTCcttcattaaatattcttcagtTATCCCATTTGAATGTGTGACCTGTTGAGAAGAAGCCCAAGAGAAAGGCAGCACATATAGGATTGAGACAGTAATTGAGATAGGGAGATAGATACTGAAAAGTTGAAAAAACAtgatttcaaaatcattttctacCAAAAGTGGCTTTTCACACGAGTACCAGTGTTATTTCTTTAGTGACATGTGTCAGCTCATATCACTTCCCTGTCCCCAAGCTCTTCAGGGACTTCCCATGTTATTCAGAATGAAATCTACAGCTTtgactgggtgtagtggcttatgcctgtaatcacagcactttgggaggctgaggtgggtggatcacttgatcccagtagttcaagagcagcctggccaatatggcaaaaacctatctctactaaaaatacaaaaattagccaggtgtggtggcatgtgcctgtagtttcacctactcaagtggctgaggcatgaaaatcactggaacttaggaagcagaggttgcagtgagccgagattgcatcactgcactccaccttgggcaacaaagcgagactcttagaaaaaagagaaagaaagaaagaaatatacaacTCCTTCCATGGCGACCAAGCCCTATGATCAGGTCCTCTAACTTACTCAGTAAGTTCCTTCTACTCTCCATCTTGCTTACTCTAAAGTAGCCCTCTTGCACTCCCTCTTGCCCTCTCAACTGGCTTTCTTGCTATTCCTTAAGCAAGACAAGCACACCCCCTCCTCATAACGTTTGCATttactgttctctctgcctgaaagTGTATTACTTACTCATATCACTACCCAACATCACCTATCAGAGACAACTGTTGTGACCACTCCCTCTAAAATAACATCTTTCTGCCACTatcattctttccttttgtatccagatttatttttctttatagtccTATCACTACATAGCACTTAAACTCTATGATAGACAGCTATTTATCTGCTCTGTTCCTAGAGCCTATAGTAGTACCAGGCATATAatagatgatcaataaatatttctgaataaataatGGGAGAAACAACTTTTGACGGTAACCACCTCTTCTCCTGAGATAGATACTTGTACATCTATACAGTAAAAattgatatctatctatctatctatctatc from Piliocolobus tephrosceles isolate RC106 chromosome 2, ASM277652v3, whole genome shotgun sequence encodes:
- the LOC113224937 gene encoding LOW QUALITY PROTEIN: cell cycle checkpoint protein RAD17-like (The sequence of the model RefSeq protein was modified relative to this genomic sequence to represent the inferred CDS: inserted 1 base in 1 codon; deleted 1 base in 1 codon; substituted 1 base at 1 genomic stop codon): MQLRESKAAAAAAILCVLNYGWELLQFITSKTFLRPKVSSTKVTNWVDPSFDDFLECRGISTITATSLGVNNSSHRRKNGPSTLESSKFPARKRGNLSSLEQMYGLENSKESLSENEPWVDKYKPETQHELAVHKKKIEEVETWLKAQVLERQPKQGGSILLITGPPGCGKTTTIKVLSKEHGIQVQERINPVLPDFQKDDFREIFNTESSFHMFPYQSQIAVFKEFLLRATKYNKLQMLGDDLRTDKKIILVEDLPNQFYRDSHTLHEVLRKYVRIGRCPLIFVISDSLSGDNNQXLLFPKEIQEECSISNISFNPVAPTIMMKFLNRIVTIEANKNGGKITLPDKTSLELLCQGCSGDIRSAINSLQFSSSKGENNLWPRKKGMSLKSDAVLSKSKRRKKPDRVFENQEVQAIGGKDVSLFLFRALGKILYCKRASLTELDSPRLPSHLSEYERDTLLVEPEETVEMSHMPGDLFNLYLHQNYIDFFMDIDDIVRASEFLSFADILSGDWNTRSLLREYSTSIATRGVIHSNKARGYAHCQGGGSSFXRLHKPQWFLIYKKYRENCLAAKALFPDFCLPALCLQTQLLPYLTLLTIPMRNQAQISFIQDIGRLPLKRHFGRLKMEALTDREHEMIDPDSGDEAQLNGGLSAAESLGEPTQATAPETWSLPLSQNSVSELPASQSQPFSAQGDMEENIIIEDYESDGT